TCTCGGATTGGATATCTGAAACAATAAAATTTTATTATTGATCTGAAAACATTAGAATTACATAATTGGAAATAAAATTCCATCAATGAACGAGTCCTATTTATAATGAGTATCAGATAAAAAGATACATATACAAGTGAAGTTCACCTAACAATTTTTGTTAGGTTTTTTGTTCTAGAGCCTGTCCGCTTTTCAACAGTTGAATTAAGCTCTTTTGGAGATATGGCCGATGTTAAAGCAAACAGGGATGGCAGCATGAAAGAAGGCTTCTACAATCATTCGCATCCCATTCAACCTTGTATATATTCATCGTATTCACCAGATTACAGTCAGACAGTGGGAACCTAAATTGAATGTATGGACCATCCCCTACACCATCTCTGCTGTCCGATTGGCATTGAGTGGACGGCGAGGAATTCATCAAATCGCTCGGCCATCTAGGAATTAAGGGAAAAAGGGCAGTCTCGGGGGAAGTGTTGATAGTATAACAGAACTCGTATCGCAGCTTGTTTAATTGACGCCAAAATATTACAATATTATGATATGATCATTGCTAAACATGAATTTTGGCTCCAAATAAAGAGAGCAAGGGGAGGTGCTGTAATGCCAAAATTAAAAGATATCGCAGAACGTGTAGGCGTATCCATATCAACGGTTTCGCGTGCGATCAGCAATGATACCAATCGACCGGTCAATGAAGGGACAAAACGAAAAATTAGGGAAGCTGCTCATGAGTTGGGATACATTTTGGATGAATCCTCCAAATCCATTGGCAAAGAGATTACCTCAGCCAAACGGATAGCCTGTATCGTGCCACAGATTTTGATGGATGACCATCCGTACTTTTCACAGGTACTGACAGGTTTTCACGTTAAAATGACGGAACTGGGGCTGCCTCCAGCCATTGTCCGCACTTGCGAAGAACTTAGTGACACCGAACGGATAAAAATGATGCTTCAGGAAACGGGTACTCAAGGTATAGTCGCAATCAGCTGGTACGATGAAAAATTGTTTGAGCTGCTTGAGCAAGAGAATATCACTGTACTGGGTGTGAGTCTCAATGATGAAAGGCTTACTGTACCGGTCGTTGACTGTGACCGAATATTTTCTGCTCGCACAGCAGTCCGTCATTTGATCGAGCAAGGCCATACCCGGATTGGGTTTATTGGTGGCCCCGCATATTCGGAACAAATAGAGAGCGAAGAAAGGTATGTCGGTTATAAATTTGCCATGCTGGAAGCAAACCTGAATCTGAATGAACATTGGATTATCAACACCAACTGGAATGTGAATCTCAGCTACAGCAAACTGACGGATCTCCTGACCGAGACGCCCAAGTCTGATTGGCCGACGGCCATTTTTTGTGCAAGTGATATGCTCGCTATTCCTGCGATGCGGGCAGTTGTTGAACAAAATGGTCGTATTCCTCAAGATATCGCATTCGTGGGCATGGATAATATCTCTATGGCGCAGTATACGACACCACCTCTGACGTCCGTACAAGTTCCAAAATATGAAATCGGCAAAGTAGCAGCACAATTAATTAACGATTATCTGGAAGGACGTTATTCATCTCTCCATAAAGTTTTGTTGCCCAGCACCCTTATTGTGAGGGAATCATCTGTTTATGATCGTACAAATCATACAAATGACTAGTTAGTTGTGTGATATTATATTACATATAAATTCAGATAACTGTCATATAAAACCTACGAGGAATGCATCCGCGTGGGTTTTTTCTTGTTTTTTTAGCCAAAATTAATCCAAATAAAACCAAAAAAATGTTTGACAATCGTCTATGGGCTATATTATGATGTATGAAATTAAGCGTTTGGCGTTTTTTTTTTTTATGTTTTTGGATTTAGCCAGCAGCTAAGATTATATGTTAAACTAAATTATTGATTGCGCTTTCATCCCCATAAAATCAATGTTTATATAAAATATACAAGAAACCTCTAAAACTCTTATAACCTATTATCCAGACTGATACCTACCCATTTACATATAATATATTCCAAACTAGCACCAAATATATATCCAAATATATATCCAAATATATATCCAAAAAAACAAATCCCCTTGCGTTAGATGATGAACTCATTTATTAACGTTATCCACTCACTTTGTGTAATAACTTCTAACATATAAGTACTTTAAATCAAATCTCAGAAATCAAAGAAGATCAGAAATCAAAAAAGAAAGGTGGGAACTGCTTCGAGCAGCGTAAGGACGCTGGTGGTTTAACACAAAGACATTTTGCCAGGCAGAATTGTAGTGACGATTCCAGGGGGGGATGTTCATGGCCAATACAACTGTACAACCTGCAATGAATGCAGTACATGAAAAGAAGAGAAGAAGACGTCAAAAGTGGAACCCGATTTTACGAAATTGGCAGCTTTATTTGTTAATCTCACCAGTTGTTGCTTATTACCTTGTCTTTCAGTACTTGCCGATGTATGGCATTCAAATCGCGTTTAAGGATTTCATTGCAACGAAGGGAATCTGGGGAAGTCCCTGGGTCGGTTTTGAACATTTTGAACGTTTTTTTCACAGTTATTTCTTCTGGAGATTAATCAAAAATACGCTTGGACTTGGGTTATACAGCTTGGCGGTAGGTTTTCCAGTCCCTATCATTTTGGCGCTTCTGATGAATGAGGTAAGGGCGGAAAAGTTTAAAAAATTTGTTCAGACCATTACCTATGCGCCGCACTTCCTATCAACTGTCGTGGTCGTAGGCATGATGATGATGTTTTTATCTCCTCGATACGGAATCATTAATCACTTCATTGGTATGTTTGGCGGTAATCCCATTAATTTCTTGTCTGAGCCTTCCTGGTTCAAGACCTTGTTTGTGATGTCGGATGTATGGCAGACCATGGGCTGGAGCTCGATTATTTATTTGGCGGCATTAGCCGGCGTGGACTCTCAGCTTCATGAAGCAGCGCGTGTGGATGGGGCAACCCGGTTGCAGCGGATATGGCATATTAATATACCGAGTATTATGCCGACAATTATCATTTTGTTCATTTTAAACATCGGAAGCATCATGGGTATTGGTTTCGAGAAAGTCCTGCTGATGCAGAACACACTGAATTTAGAAACCTCGGACATTATCTCTACCTACGTTTACCGGAGTGGGATACAAGATGCTGAATACAGCTTCTCGGCGGCGATTGGTCTGTTTAACTCCATAATCAATTTCATCTTATTAGTTACTGTTAACCAGATCTCAAAACGAATGAGTGAAACGAGCCTATGGTAAGGGAGTTGCTGATGCATGCTTGTTGAATCTAGAGGAGATCGTATTTTTAATATAATTAACCATTTTTTGTTAATTATAATTACGCTCATTGTTATCTACCCGCTTGTTTTTGTGTTAAGTGCTTCGTTCAGCGATCCGCAGGCCGTCCTGCGTGGTGAAATGTTCCTATGGCCTAAGGGGATCAATTTCCATTCTTACGAGAAGATTTTTCAGAACAAAGATATCCTCAGAGGTTATACCAATACACTGATTTATACGTCAGTGGGGACGCTGATTAATCTCGTCATGACGATTCTGGCGGCATATCCGCTATCCCGAAAGGATTTTATAGGCCGCAATGCTATCATGGCCCTGTTTGTTTTCACGATGTTCTTCAGTGGCGGATTAATTCCAACCTATATGCTAATCAAAAACCTTGGCATGTTAAACACATTTTGGGTCATGATCATTCCGAATGCCGTTTCGATCTGGAACATCATCATTATGCGGACATTCTTCCAGCAATCGATTCCAAATGAGTTGCATGAGGCGGCGACGATTGATGGCTGCTCTAATATTCAAACGTTAACCCGGATTATCCTGCCATTATCCATGCCCATAATAGCGGTGACGATTCTGTTCTATGCTGTTGGGCACTGGAACTCCTTCTTTAACGCAATGTTGTATCTGTCAGACAAGGACAAGTTTCCACTTCAACTCATTTTGCGGGAAATTCTGATTCAAGGGCAGACGAACGATATGGTCAAAATGTCAACCGAGTCTGCAATTAAGCAGCAAAGGGAAGTGGAGGGCATCAAATATGCTGTACTCGTCGTTGCCAATATACCGGTGCTCCTGCTTTATCCTTTCCTGCAAAGATATTTTGTTAAAGGCGTAATGATTGGTGCCATTAAAGGATGATTCCTTGTATGGATAACGATGGGACAAAGGGAGGAATAAGAATGACACTCAAAAAGTGGGGGAGTATCGCTCTGGTTTGTATCATGTCCGTTTCGATGCTGGCCGGGTGCAATTCTAAGGATGCTGATTCGGGAAGTAGCAAGGATAAAGGAGCTGCCAATGGCAAAGTCAATGCGAGCGGATTTCCGATCGTAAATGACACCATTACAGTAAGCGGATTTGCCGGAAAGTTTTTTGCCAATGCAGACTGGAACGATCTTAGACTCTGGAAAGAGTATGAGAAGATGTCCAATGTTCATATCCAGTGGGATACGGTGCAGAAGGATAATTTGAAGGAAAAACGCAATCTCCTGCTGGCAGGCGGCGCTTACCCGGAGCTGTTCTACGCCTCGGCGTTTTCCAGATCGGATCTGCTGAAATACGGCAAGCAGGGCGCATTTATTCCTCTGAATGATCTGATCGACCAATATGCGCCTAACTTTAAGGCTCTAATGAAGAAGTATCCGGTTATTGGCAAAGGGATTACGATGCCGGATGGTAACATATATGGGCTGCCAACCTTGTATGATCCGGAATTCAAGTCGGTTCTGTACGGAA
This window of the Paenibacillus marchantiae genome carries:
- a CDS encoding ABC transporter permease, translating into MANTTVQPAMNAVHEKKRRRRQKWNPILRNWQLYLLISPVVAYYLVFQYLPMYGIQIAFKDFIATKGIWGSPWVGFEHFERFFHSYFFWRLIKNTLGLGLYSLAVGFPVPIILALLMNEVRAEKFKKFVQTITYAPHFLSTVVVVGMMMMFLSPRYGIINHFIGMFGGNPINFLSEPSWFKTLFVMSDVWQTMGWSSIIYLAALAGVDSQLHEAARVDGATRLQRIWHINIPSIMPTIIILFILNIGSIMGIGFEKVLLMQNTLNLETSDIISTYVYRSGIQDAEYSFSAAIGLFNSIINFILLVTVNQISKRMSETSLW
- a CDS encoding carbohydrate ABC transporter permease; amino-acid sequence: MLVESRGDRIFNIINHFLLIIITLIVIYPLVFVLSASFSDPQAVLRGEMFLWPKGINFHSYEKIFQNKDILRGYTNTLIYTSVGTLINLVMTILAAYPLSRKDFIGRNAIMALFVFTMFFSGGLIPTYMLIKNLGMLNTFWVMIIPNAVSIWNIIIMRTFFQQSIPNELHEAATIDGCSNIQTLTRIILPLSMPIIAVTILFYAVGHWNSFFNAMLYLSDKDKFPLQLILREILIQGQTNDMVKMSTESAIKQQREVEGIKYAVLVVANIPVLLLYPFLQRYFVKGVMIGAIKG
- a CDS encoding LacI family DNA-binding transcriptional regulator, with the protein product MPKLKDIAERVGVSISTVSRAISNDTNRPVNEGTKRKIREAAHELGYILDESSKSIGKEITSAKRIACIVPQILMDDHPYFSQVLTGFHVKMTELGLPPAIVRTCEELSDTERIKMMLQETGTQGIVAISWYDEKLFELLEQENITVLGVSLNDERLTVPVVDCDRIFSARTAVRHLIEQGHTRIGFIGGPAYSEQIESEERYVGYKFAMLEANLNLNEHWIINTNWNVNLSYSKLTDLLTETPKSDWPTAIFCASDMLAIPAMRAVVEQNGRIPQDIAFVGMDNISMAQYTTPPLTSVQVPKYEIGKVAAQLINDYLEGRYSSLHKVLLPSTLIVRESSVYDRTNHTND